A region from the Metarhizium brunneum chromosome 7, complete sequence genome encodes:
- the ACTTS2 gene encoding Trans-enoyl reductase ACTTS2, producing the protein MAISETNYGLIRKATGVAAFERIPVPTLPDDYLLIRVVTVAVNPTDWTTLDAPGDDGTLVGCDWAGTVEEIGPKVKKAFKKGDRVAGFAHGGNDARPQTGAFAKFIINKGDTVIRVPDNVPWEAAASIPCAVGTMGLGLFKFLSIPFPGLEAIQTAKASQDDNKTVLIYGGSTATGTIAIQFAKMAGYTVITTASPKHFDLAKSRGADLVFDYHSPTVGEDIRKATDDKLIKVLDTVSKESSAKISAEALSSKGGTYVNLLGEHDAPRSDVESIFFLVYGITGEKYIFEGKHWEAQPTYYEFATTFFPVVEKLWGEGKWTEHPREVRSGGLVGVLDGMKDMKEGRISGYKLLYRVDETPWPQ; encoded by the exons atggccatcagTGAAACCAATTACGGACTGATTCGCAAGGCTACCGGTGTAGCGGCGTTTGAGCGCATCCCCGTGCCAACATTACCCGATGACTATCTGCTTATTCGCGTTGTTACGGTGGCTGTAAATCCTACTGACTGGACAACGCTTGATGCCCcgggtgatgatggcacGCTGGTCGGATGTGACTGGGCAGGAACAGTCGAAGAAATTGGGCCAAAAGTGAAAAAGGCATTCAAAAAAGGCGACAGGGTCGCGGGCTTTGCTCACGGAG GGAATGATGCTAGACCGCAGACGGGAGCATTCGCAAAATTCATTATAAACAAGGGCGATACAGTCATACGTGTTCCCGACAACGTACCATGGGAGGCGGCCGCATCTATACCCTGTGCTGTCGGCACCATGGGCCTTGGATTGTTCAAGTTCCTCTCGATACCATTCCCGGGACTCGAAGCCATCCAAACCGCCAAAGCGAGCCAAGACGATAACAAGACTGTTTTGATCTATGGAGGCTCAACTGCCACTGGAACAATTGCCATTCAGTTTGCAAAGAT GGCTGGATACACCGTCATTACAACCGCGTCGCCCAAGCATTTCGACCTTGCCAAGAGCCGTGGCGCCGATTTGGTATTTGACTAT CACTCTCCGACCGTGGGAGAAGACATTCGCAAGGCGACCGACGACAAGCTCATCAAGGTTCTGGATACCGTCAGCAAGGAGTCTTCTGCCAAGATTAGCGCCGAGGCACTCAGCAGCAAAGGAGGGACCTACGTGAACCTCCTGGGAGAGCACGACGCCCCCCGCTCGGATGTCGagtccatcttcttcctcgtctacGGTATCACGGGCGAGAAGTACATCTTTGAGGGCAAGCACTGGGAAGCGCAGCCTACATACTACGAGTTTGCCACCACGTTCTTCCCCGTCGTGGAGAAGCTTTGGGGTGAGGGCAAATGGACCGAACACCCACGTGAAGTCAGGTCTGGTGGTCTGGTTGGGGTGCTTGATGGCATGAAGGACATGAAGGAGGGCAGGATCAGTGGATACAAGCTTCTGTATCGTGTTGACGAAACCCCATGGCCGCAGTAG